The DNA window ATAACTTGAAACAATCCAGCAATATTCCCAAATCTCtgaaatatatatacaatgcTCATTCATTAACACTGATATCTTACTAACACTAGATAATTACACAATTTGTGCACAGACGATATCATAAAACGAGGCATACCCTTCGACCACCACGTGACACTGTCGAACAGCAATCGAGAACCAGAAGCGGATTCCTGTAGGCATTGAAGAAACCAATATGAACCAAACAATTCATTTCATCACGATACAAACATCAACGAGCTCAAAATTTACAATCACTGAAACAAAATGGACAAGCATGAGCAATAAATTACACGGAAGCAATGTCCTTCAGAGTATCGGCCGACGCCTCTCTTACCACCGGCGACTCGTCCGCCAACGACGAGACGAGAACTTGAACTGCCTCTGAAAATTTTGAAAGGAATCCACACACAACAAAATTTGGAGTTCAAGCTATCATTATTAGGAAATGCACGCAAAAAATTGTTCGAAATTGAATCGGAATTGTCATCGAGAATACCAGGAGCAGGCACGGAATTGCCGGAGCTGGACGACGCCATGAACGCTGGAGAATGCTGAGATCgaaggaaaaaaatatattaagaaaaaagaggaaaatgcTTAACGGTGCGCTGTCGCAACTCCTTTTTAacagttttttttattgttagtagttcattaattaatttaatcttatttaatataatagtgattttataaattacatatCACATCATCATCTTAAATCTAATCACAACAATATCATCAAAATTACATTTTATTCTCCTCCATTTCACTATAACCAATTTATATTCATGACGTCCCTACCTAAAATAAATCATTTCCTTTTCAGCAAAAATTACTAATACAATTAATCTCTTTTAGGTAATTCTCTTTTGTTCCATCTACTTTCGTTTTCCTACTTTGTTCTCTTTTAACTTAACTATCTAGACATCAGTTTCTTAAATCTCATATAAAAAGTATTCGCATATAACTGGACGAATGAAGTAATTTTTTACATTAATATCTGTTTCATGGACCTGGTGCCTAGTGGTCTCAAATCTCAATGCGATTTTTGTTACTCTAATTAGTAGTACATTTTTCGTTCTTTATGTACTTAAATTCATGTAGCGTGAtagattaaaatttgaattggtGATTTCTAGAAATTCATTTATTAACGtatgttttatgtgtttgtccACAATTTGAGACATCTCGTGTCCATATCTACATGTCTACAAATATTTGTTGAGACTTTAGAACATGCATGCAATCCAATCATCAATTATTGTTACCAAATAAATTTGTACAATCTGGAAACATACATATATTACCAAATGCTACATTTGAACAATTTGAAAACATACATATACAACAAACAATATAATTGCCATTGTAAAATCAAGTACACTTAACTTTTTCAAGAAAAACAATGGCACTTAAATATTCTCAATTTTGTGTCTGGTTGATGTCGAGTAATAAAATTGCTTTactttaaaaaagaaatagaaaagaaaCGATTTGCATTGGTACgactaaaaaatgaattaatggGACTAATTTTTCACAGAAACACGCCTAAACTGGTTTGTCAAAAAAGTTGATTACTTGAGAAAATATTTCACAAACTCATAAGCAACATGTGAAAATTAATGCAAACTAATAATACGAAATCAATTAAATCTTACTAGTAACTTTGTATAGTTAATTACTACAAAGAAAGAAAAGATGAGCAAACACCAAGTTTCAGCATTTTTATCAAACTTAATCAGCAAAATGGCTTAAGACCTAggcttctccttcttctccttgaaGAGGGCTAGGAGGGAAACCCCCGACACTTTCACCACCTTAAATCGAACACCAGGGATATCTCCAACGGCATGACCCTTGCGTCCAAATCCGGCAATCAATACTTCATCCTGAGCATAGAGAAAATGAAACAATGCTGTAAGTTTAATTCAAGAAGACGCTGAAAAATGACAATCTGAAAAATTGTTGCAATTGGGAACCCACATTTTCTTCGATGTAGTTCAAGCAACCATCATTGGGGACAAAGGCGGCAATCTTCTTTCCATTCTTAATGAGCTGGACTCTAGCACATTTACGGATGGCAGAGTTCGGCTGCTTAGCTTCAATGCCTCTGCAAACATCAATAGAGAGATATGCTAATTTTTACTAAGTACAGAAGATTACACGCAGGATGATTTCATTTGACTTCATAAAGGAAATCTCACATCTTCTCGAGCACAATGCCCTTAGCATGAGATGATCCAGCAAATGGCTTCTTCCATTCATTACCAAGATGAGATTTCTTGTATGACTTGTCAGCCCAACGATGCGTTCTGCGGTGAGACTTGAGCTTGCGCCCAGCTCCCATACCACGTGTCTTCCTGTATACCGGTATACAAGAACGAGAACCCTTTCATTACAAACCAAATCCTACCAATTCCTAGAATTCAATTCAATTGAAAGCAAAGTTCTATGTGGAATACGAGACAGGAGAGACAAAAGGACAAGTGAATCCTGGATCGCTTAAAAGTTAAAACCTTTCTTAGTCTTCGAATAGATTTGACATGAAACAATCTAGGGAAACGACCTTTACAAGTATCGATGACCAGCCGATTGAGAATAGTCCATCTTGAaacaaaataactaattaaCAATGATCAATCCAGAACAAAAGTTCCAACTTCACAAGAATGCCCCGTAGATAACTGACCAATTTGAATAGTTGATCAACTACTATGATATATTCCTTTCACTGCCGGCTATAATACACATCCAAGCAAGGATCTCAATGGTTGGAGAAGTACAGTGATAAATATAACCATTGAAGCATCATCCACtaagtattaattaaaataatatatactcgacgaaacaattaaaaaattcaaaacgaATGGAGGAAGAAAGTAACGACAAACTACGAACAACATCCATAATCCTTTATCTATCACTGCTCATCCATTATTCAGCAAAAACTACAAGAATCACTTCATAGGTCATACAACCATAAATACTCAAAACCGAGCAAATTTACTCCAAACAGCGAAAGCATAAatcaacaatatttttttaaaataagagGATGGACGATTCGATAACAAAAACTACAATAACGGAAAATTGGATAAAGATGATGAACTTGCATACCCCATTGTTGCAGAGAATAGCGTCTGAATCTACGAGCTCAACGAATGTATAAAACCCTAACTCAACAATTCGACTACATCATAATCTGTCTCACTTCTCATGTTGGGCCTCCAAGCCCAGAACCGAGCTCTCATTTACTGGGCTCTCTTCTTGGGCCTTGCTCACACATTTTTCTTTCACATTTGTATTGCCGTTGTTTGTAACTGCTTGTGGTATGCTGGTGTTTGGGCCGGCTACTATGCATGAATTTGGACTTCGAATTAtgtgtttaatatttttttcggCCCATCCAATATGATTATTTTCTTGAACACATCGAGATTCGATTGGAGTTATTGAGCAATAAAATATAGGAAAATAtggatgaatattttaatgataaagAGAGTAgaaaatttatatttcaaatgTGGAGAAAGGACATCTTTCTTAGCTAGGAAAAAACTGgaaaatttatatttcaaatgTGGAGAAAGGACATCTTTCTTAGCTAggaaaaaactgaaaagaaaatgtGGACATCTTCAATTGGGCTGACTTAGTACCTTTTGTGTATCTAAAGATTCTATGTGagtaaaacaaaaacatgattatgagTCTGGTGTTTTTCTAAATGTGGACATCTTGCTAATACTTTGGTTGATGGAGAATAACATGCAAATACTTTGTTTAACTCAATTCTGTGGATTTTTTACCTTGTTACCGAAAAAGTGGATCATGTCTGTGGACTGTGGttgaaaacataatttaaagtAGATAACGTTGAAAATGGGGGATTGGAGATGATAAATCCATTGTTATAATTTATCTGTAAATTTAAAAGACTGATTAAATTGCAACTTTGATGATTTTCTGAATCAGTCCCATGGATTTGAGTTTGGGGAGAATTGAGTATCACATGGACGCCGGGAACATCTGCGGATAATTGAACATGGCATGGAATAAAAGTTAATATTACTTTTTCGGCATCCACATCGTACGTTCCAACATCTACGTGATGCTTAGCCCTgcccaaattcaaattcatttgataatctaaaaatttattaaaattatgatttaatcaatcattttttaaagttaaaggacaaattaaaattagattaaATTTTGTGAGTTTGTTTCTTTGCTATTTAACCTTTTTGAAATATCTATGTgcagtggcgaagccacgttGGGGCCAGGGGGGGCCTGGTCCCCCATCAATTTATCGACtgagtatatataatatatgcaaACTACACTAATTATATAGTATCGCTAGTATAGTTGGTTTGAGGCGTAGTTTGGCAACCTAGAGGTTGCAAGTTTGAATCTCTGTTGTGCCATATTTCTCATTTTCTATATatactagtttttttttctaattcaatattactatgtatattctaattctctctactttatattttttggaaCATGCTTtctatttgttattttttacaCTAGTAATTATGTCAAGTTTAAATCTTTGTCACTTCATAATTGAAAATTCGTTTCCATCTATACTATTCTTAcataaaaattggaaaaaatattaaatattaattattaattattttgagcTTCCAACATCACCGACACGAAAGAACTCCATAACTTTTAATAGTGACTTGGGCCCATTATAGAAATCATAGCTTTGCCATCGTGTGTCTACGGGTATTGGAGATGGATAATAAAACACGGTAAATCAATTGGTGTATATGATTGAAGGACCCATTCCACGTCCTTGAATTAATGACAGTCAGAAAAATAAAAGTGGGGGGCTGCTCTTGTAATAATAATATGTCACGTGTTTGACTTCGACGTCTGCCAAATTTTCCGAATTGATGCAATTcttgttattttaaaaaattaactggcgaaattatatttataacttTGCTTGGAGTTACTAAACCCTTAcgtcctttaaaaataaaagataaaaattatttaaattataaaatttgatcaaatttcgCTCTAtctcattaattttaaaattgaaatattgagacacgaaatttcaatttttctcagTTGTTCCATCCATACATAAATCAATATTTTTCGTGatgttaaaaatgtcaatatttcactaaaataagaagagaaatgagaaaacaaaggaataaaaaagaaaatatacttattttaatgaaacaCATCGTTTTAAATACTGTTAAAAGATGACATTTTGTGCATGCATGAGAGTCATCAGACAattgataaaaattaaaatttcataatttaatattccaaTTCAAAAGTTCATAGGACAATGAGAATGCGCCAAACTTCATTATTTAAATGGATATCATATCACCCAAACTAAAAACTACTACTcgctccgtcccataatagatgttatactttcattttcagtttgtgccataaaagatgtcacattttttttataaaaagttctctttcacattaatataaatatactatctactctcttcacttaacacacaaacacacaaacacatctcctaaaatatctcattaattttaaaattgaaatattaagacacgaaatttcaatttttctcagTTGTTCCATCCATACATAAATCAATATTTTTCGTGatgttaaaaatgtcaatatttcactaaaataagaagagaaatgagaaaacaaaggaataaaaaagaaaatatacttattttaatgaaacaCATCGTTTTAAATACTGTTAAAAGATGACATTTTGTGCATGCATGAGAGTCATCAGACAattgataaaaattaaaatttcataatttaatattccaaTTCAAAAGTTCATAGGACAAATGAGAATGCGCCAAACTTCATTATTTAAATGGATATCATATCACCCAAACTAAAAACTACTACTcgctccgtcccataatagatgttatactttcattttcagtttgtgccataaaagatgtcacatttttttataaaaagttctctttcacattaatataaatatactatctactctcttcacttaacacacaaacacatcTCCTAAAATTTCGTGTCATTATTTAAGTGTGTCATTTGTTAGACTGCTATGGAACGAAATGAGTACTACTTACACTTTGAACTGTgcattaaaaatagaaacttttataCTTTcaattatagaaaatatttttctctctctaatgagatgagactCATTATTCATTATATCAATTATTTTTCCTTTCGTCATTCCCTTACTTTAGcaaatactcactccgtcccaaaagaatatacactttgagtTCGgcgtagagagagaaaaaataattaaagtattgttaatggagaacgaGTCTCACTttattagagataaaagagtttccaaaattagaaagtgtatattcttgtggaaacagactaaaaatgaaagagtgcatatttttatgggatggagggagtatgtattaAATCAGATCGtttcaaaattttctatttttttaaaacagagATATTATCTTGTATGGTCTAATTTCAGAGAAAATTGACCAAAACTTTATCAAATTAGTTTGTcatgtaattttaaaaattaattggaaaaattatgatttttaagTTATCAGTCTGATTTTTGTAGAAAATCGACCAAAATTTCCTCAAATTGTAGTTTATCAggtgattttaaaatttaaatgaaaaaattatgatttttaacTTTTCTCACAATTATCTTGTATGGTCTGATTTGGAGAAAATTAACTAAAACTTGaccaaatttcaattaaatatctGACTAATTGGATATTAGAGAATCATAGACTCGATGAGTAGATATTTTGGAACTAATGGCAACTTAATATTAGTACTATGATTAATGAGATTTGACTAAAATCTTCTCCGCctctttttttcccttttattttaattttttaatttttagaatgcCGACGATAACGATATAAAAATTTGCCGCGCGTTGAAAACCAGACACAGTCACTGAACTcgagaagagagaggagaatGGATCAATACGCAGCGTTGAAGGCGGCGGTGGAGACGGCGGAGCTCGTGGATGCGCACGCGCACAACATCGTGGCGCTGGACTCCACCTTTCCTTTCATCTCCTGCTTCTCCGAGGCCACCGGCGACGCCCTATCGGCTGTACCACACACCATTAACTTCAAGGTGATACTTATATAGCTAAGATTCCATGGAATTCTGCTTAAATTTAGTTCATATCACTATTTCATCGCCTGAGTTGATTATTCCTCTGCGTATTATTCTTTGTCGCATTAAAAGTAGTAATTGTGGCTGAAAATGGAAAGCCGCATATTTTGATTTCTCAACTTCCAATAATTACGCGCGATTGCTGTTTCACATTTCAAGGTCTGGATTGGATTTATGAACAGATGAGGTTGCACGCATGGCATTTATTGTTGTACTCGATTATGATTCTATTATTCCGGTGATAAATTTAGTGCAAATGCAACAAAACAACTGATTGATTCAATTGCTggattatagtagtaataaatagaaGCTGAATGTGTATTATGTTTTCAATTGCCTTTTTTGAACCAACAACAGGTAGAAGACGTTTTCTGAATGTCTTGCAACATCATTGCACATTTTCTGAAACTTGAACCTCACCTGTGCCTTGAGTTTTTTACAATACCAACTTGTAGTAGTCTAGTTTTTTATTAGTACTAAATTTCAAGAGAAAATACCAAGTATAATGTACAACTAATCTCTGCACTATCATTTTCTGCAAGGATCTTCTTTGCCAACAGATAAGATTGAGAATTTTCaaaaacatttttttgttttgattataCTATCAGAGAAGCTTGAAAGAAATCTCCCAACTTTATGGCGCCAACTCGTCCTTGGATGTTGTTCAAGAATACCGGTCCAACTGTGGACTGGAATCGGTGACTTCAAAGTGCCTCGCTGCTGCTGGAATCTCAGCCGTGTTGATTGACAATGGACTTCAGTTAGACAAAATGCTCAATATTGAGTGGCACAAGAATTTTTTTCCATATGTTGGTAGAATATTGAGAATAGAACATGTGGCTGAAAGGATTCTTGGTGAGGTGAGATATACTATTTCAAGTTGTTTCGTATTGCGTTACTTTCATGAATAAATCTGTATGTCACTGTCATAGAATTACTAATACTtaatatttattagtatattctatatttagaaaatttgattCAGGATAATTTACACAAGGATAATGAATATCACTCACTATGTCATGAAATTATTGATCCATCACTTCTCTCTTTAATTTCCTGGCATCGCATGGATTCTTATTCTAGTTGTTTATTATATGAACTCCATTAACATTACTTCTTCCCATGGGATTTATGCGTCCTTTTCTCCATTTCTTCCTTTCAAATCATGATTAGGGAAGCCCAGGTGGAGCTCCATGGACACTGGACTTGTTTACGAAAAGTTTCTTGGATAGCTTGAAGTCATATCCTTTTTGTTCCTGTATGTGTGCTAAAATACTTTCCGAAATATAATTCATGTAAACGGAATTTATCCGCTCTTGTTGATTTCCTTATCAATCATTACACATGCTGATAAAGTTGTTGGCTTCAAAAGTATAGCTGCATATCGCAGCGGACTTGAGATTAATACTAATGTATCAGAAAAGGATGCCGAGGAGGGTCTTAATGAAGTTTTACGAGGTATGATATGTATGAATGGATTAAATGAATTGCCACGCATTTTGTAGTATTCTGATGGTCTTTCATTTCAGCTGGGAAGCCTGTCCGCATCGCTAATAAAAACTTTATCGATCACATCTTCATCCGTGCATTGGAGGTTGCCCAATCTTTTGACTTGCCATTGCAAATACATACAGGGTAATGTGACAGTTTCCCTCACATTATGGGAGGGATGGTTTCAAACTGTTATGTGCCAAGATTTCATTGTAGCTAATTTCAGGAATCAAAATTATCCTTTTCAATTCAGTATCACAGAAAAACAGGAAATATTTACTAATGTTTATACTGTTGCTTTATTTGCTAACAGTGGGTTACTGattatgtttttttgttttccgTAGTTTTGGTGACAAAGATCTGGATTTAAGATTGTCCAATCCCCTTCATCTTCGTAGTCTTCTTGAGGATAACAGATTCAGCAAGAGTCGGATTGTTCTATTGCATGCTTCATACCCCTTTTCAAAAGAAGCATCATATTTGGCCTCTGTGTACTCGCAGGTCTGGTCCTGGAGTTGTTCTATAGACTAAAAGATCTTCTCAATAGGATCCCTAATCCTTGTGTTGTAATTCACACGTTTAATGATAGGTGTACCTGGACTTTGGGCTGGCAGTGCCTAAACTTAGTTTCCATGGAATGATCTCCTCGGTGAAAGAACTCCTTGAGCTAGCACCAATAAAGAAGGTGAACATCATGGTCTAAGATTTCACTTTATCATATGTGTCACTACTTCGCTGAAAAAATATATTGAACTTTATGTACTTTTGTTAACCAAAATAATTCTCCATGCCAGTTTTCCCAGGGCATAAGATTTGTACTAACTGgaataatatactccatattgcAATTGGCAGGTGATGTTCAGTACTGATGCATGCGGTTTTCCGGAGAGCTACTACCTAGGTGGTTGCTCTATGTCATGCTTCCAGTTTAGCATTTTTTGGCAGTTGATCACATCAGTACAACATTTTAAACATGCAACTACCTACAATAATCACTGGCTCCCATATTTACTGATTTCTGAATTTTATCATATAGATCAGATTACTTAAACTGGATATTTGCTGCTTTAACAGGTGCAAAAAAAGCACGCGAGGTTATATTTTCCGTATTACGTGATGCATGCATCAATGAGGACCTTTCAGTTGCTGAATCCATTGTGGCTGTCAAAGACATATTTTCTGAAAATGCGAGAAACTTATACAAGATTACAACTGTTTCAAAATCTGTTGAAAATGGCATTGCTCCCCTCTCTGTGAAGTCCGGTGTTAATACTTCTGCTCAGGGTGTTGCATTTGTTCGCATTCTGTGGGTTGATGCTTCTGGACAGCATAGATGCCGTGTAAGCCTCTTTCTTTAAGTTTCTGAGTACGATGTTTCTCAATGTAAATTTCTTTTCATCATTTTCTCTAATTTATCCTGCTTCTAAATACATATTCTGAGACGATAAATTTGAGAATAAAGGCTTGCATAAACTAGTTACTGACATTATGGTCAAACTTGAAAGCTATCTTGTTGTGACCCTGGTTACCGTGGATTTACCTAATTGTTCGTTTTTGGAGTTTATGCCATATATTTCTGTAGATCAGTTGTTTTTGCTGTTTGTTGCCACCCATGCTGTTCTAAGGATTGATTCTTCGATCAGGTGGTTCCCAAAAAACGTTTCCATGATGTTGTTACAAAAAATGGTGTTGGACTGACCTGTGCATCCATGGCTATGTCATCACACATGGATGGTCCCGCTGATGGAACTAATCTAACTGGAGTGGGTGAAATTAGCCTCATTCCAGACCTATCAACCAAAAGGCTAATTCCTTGGTAGGAGGTTTCTTCTGAAGGAATTGTTGCTTATCCTTTGCGTTGTGGcgttttatttttccttttccttttcacTTTTGCATTCTTCATTTTTATCATCTGCCTCTTCTTGTCAGACTTCCCCCATTAGCATTTGGTACTCTATCCCCTGCTTTGTCAACGCAAACTTGTTTCTTTCGCCACTCTTCTCCACCAAAAAATCTCATTTTTGTGCATGCACAAACATGAGCATCGTTCGGGTGGAAAGGATTTTATCATTGTTTTATTTGGTATAATTATTTGTAACATCAatgttcttttttaatttaattggagCCTCATAGAGTAGCGATCATTACACCGTATTACAAACATGTTTGAGCTTCTAATGTTGTTATCTCTCTGTTGATTCATTATCTATATCACAGGGCAAAAGAACAGGAAATGGTTCTGGCTGACATGCACCTTAAACCAGGCACACCATGGGAGTATTGTCCTAGAGATGCACTGCGGAGAgtttcaaaaattttgaaagAAGAATTTAACTTGGTATTGATTGGCCAGTCTCCGTG is part of the Salvia splendens isolate huo1 chromosome 22, SspV2, whole genome shotgun sequence genome and encodes:
- the LOC121785749 gene encoding 40S ribosomal protein S23-like — its product is MGKTRGMGAGRKLKSHRRTHRWADKSYKKSHLGNEWKKPFAGSSHAKGIVLEKIGIEAKQPNSAIRKCARVQLIKNGKKIAAFVPNDGCLNYIEENDEVLIAGFGRKGHAVGDIPGVRFKVVKVSGVSLLALFKEKKEKPRS
- the LOC121788032 gene encoding protein fluG-like; the protein is MDQYAALKAAVETAELVDAHAHNIVALDSTFPFISCFSEATGDALSAVPHTINFKRSLKEISQLYGANSSLDVVQEYRSNCGLESVTSKCLAAAGISAVLIDNGLQLDKMLNIEWHKNFFPYVGRILRIEHVAERILGEGSPGGAPWTLDLFTKSFLDSLKSHADKVVGFKSIAAYRSGLEINTNVSEKDAEEGLNEVLRAGKPVRIANKNFIDHIFIRALEVAQSFDLPLQIHTGFGDKDLDLRLSNPLHLRSLLEDNRFSKSRIVLLHASYPFSKEASYLASVYSQVYLDFGLAVPKLSFHGMISSVKELLELAPIKKVMFSTDACGFPESYYLGAKKAREVIFSVLRDACINEDLSVAESIVAVKDIFSENARNLYKITTVSKSVENGIAPLSVKSGVNTSAQGVAFVRILWVDASGQHRCRVVPKKRFHDVVTKNGVGLTCASMAMSSHMDGPADGTNLTGVGEISLIPDLSTKRLIPWAKEQEMVLADMHLKPGTPWEYCPRDALRRVSKILKEEFNLVMNVGFENEFFLLRSVQVVDGKENWLPIDATPYCSAAAADAAFPILSEIMACLQSLNISVEQLHAESGNGQFEFAFVYTNCKNSADNIVFAREAIRAVARKHGLLATFVPKYSLADIGSGSHVHISLSENGQNVFMGRSGETRYGISKVGEEFMAGVLDHLPSILAFTAPVPNSYDRIQPNTWSGAYLCWGVENKEAPLRAASPPGTPDGSVSNFEIKAFDGCANPHLGLAAIMAAGIDGLRRKLALPEPIDCNPHDFKDKVARLPKSLAESVEALEKDTVLRDLIGEKLLVAIIGVRKAEVKYYSENKDAWKNLIYKY